A stretch of the Mycolicibacterium celeriflavum genome encodes the following:
- a CDS encoding acyl-CoA dehydrogenase, translating to MSKSALAITEEHIDLADSVFGQLKRVKSRAAARATLEDGSAHPAEIWSAAADLGWPGLAIAEEYGGSGVGLAELAVVLEAQGHELCPGPFLPSVAAAVVIDRCAPDPVRAQHLPGLADGSVVGALALSGSVTVGSDLTLTGDCPAVLGAPDSNVLVVVAGDDVVVVDASQKESADGVTVTALESMDTSRSVGAVALRGVPVAEDHIMRGAARKARTVFRILASAEAVGVSWATLEMAVEYAKVREQFGRTIGTFQAVKHHAANMLVNAEETAAATWDAARADDLDSAWFAAAVAASHAIRTQVFNAQTNIQLHGGIGFTWEHDAHLYLRRARTLAALMAEAGDPLLDIVEAQRSGQAHGATFTLPPEAERFREQAREAVAKLRSLPDEQRRDFLVDSGYLVPHWPKPWGRAADVLEQLVIEEEFGGVERPDMGITGWVTLTIAQAGTDDQRERWVEPVLRGQVMWCQLFSEPGAGSDAAAVRTSAKKVDGGWRVTGQKVWTSLAHLCQWGLATVRTDPDAPKHAGVTMMAIDMNAPGVTVNPLRGLTGHAHFNEVFFDDVFVPDADVVGDVNKGWLVARATLGNERISIGGGSGGATGFTAEDLVKLLDNAPAETAAYFVRRTGEVIAETHTLRLLNLRRVTRAIAGSDPGPEGNVTKLLVAESGQRMTELAMELAGSAAVVGQTPTLTQSYLGNRAMTIAGGTSEITRNTIAERILGLPRDPLLK from the coding sequence GTGAGCAAGTCAGCGCTAGCCATCACCGAAGAGCACATCGACCTGGCCGATTCCGTGTTTGGCCAGCTCAAGCGGGTCAAAAGCCGGGCGGCCGCCCGCGCCACCCTCGAGGACGGGTCCGCACATCCGGCGGAGATCTGGTCGGCGGCGGCTGATCTGGGATGGCCGGGACTGGCCATCGCCGAGGAGTACGGCGGGTCCGGAGTCGGGCTCGCGGAACTGGCGGTCGTGCTGGAGGCCCAGGGCCACGAACTCTGCCCCGGCCCGTTCCTGCCCAGCGTGGCCGCTGCCGTGGTGATCGACCGGTGTGCGCCGGATCCGGTTCGGGCGCAACATCTCCCGGGCCTCGCCGATGGCAGCGTCGTCGGGGCCCTCGCGCTGTCGGGCAGCGTGACCGTCGGATCGGATCTGACCCTCACCGGTGACTGCCCGGCGGTGTTGGGTGCGCCGGACTCGAACGTGCTGGTCGTGGTGGCCGGAGACGATGTCGTGGTGGTCGACGCCAGCCAAAAAGAATCAGCCGACGGTGTGACGGTGACCGCACTGGAGTCCATGGACACCTCGCGCAGCGTCGGAGCGGTGGCGTTGCGCGGAGTACCGGTCGCAGAGGACCACATCATGCGGGGCGCGGCGCGCAAGGCGCGCACGGTGTTTCGGATTCTGGCATCCGCCGAGGCCGTCGGGGTCAGCTGGGCGACCTTGGAGATGGCCGTCGAGTACGCCAAGGTGCGGGAGCAGTTCGGCCGCACGATCGGCACCTTCCAGGCGGTCAAGCACCACGCCGCCAACATGCTCGTCAATGCGGAGGAGACCGCCGCCGCCACGTGGGACGCCGCCCGCGCCGACGATCTCGACAGCGCATGGTTCGCCGCCGCGGTCGCCGCATCGCACGCGATCCGCACGCAGGTCTTCAACGCCCAGACCAACATTCAGCTACACGGCGGAATCGGCTTCACCTGGGAGCACGACGCCCACCTCTACCTGCGTCGCGCCCGCACCCTCGCCGCTTTGATGGCCGAGGCGGGCGACCCCCTCCTCGACATCGTGGAGGCCCAGCGCAGCGGTCAGGCGCACGGCGCCACGTTCACGTTGCCGCCCGAGGCGGAGCGGTTCCGCGAACAGGCGCGCGAGGCCGTCGCCAAGCTGCGCTCCCTGCCCGACGAGCAGCGGCGCGACTTCCTCGTCGACTCGGGTTATCTTGTGCCGCACTGGCCGAAGCCGTGGGGGCGGGCGGCAGACGTGCTCGAACAGCTGGTGATCGAGGAGGAGTTCGGCGGCGTCGAGCGCCCCGACATGGGGATCACCGGCTGGGTGACGCTGACCATCGCTCAGGCGGGCACCGACGATCAGCGGGAGCGGTGGGTCGAGCCGGTGCTGCGGGGGCAGGTGATGTGGTGTCAGCTGTTCTCCGAGCCCGGTGCCGGATCTGACGCCGCCGCCGTGCGGACGTCGGCGAAGAAGGTCGACGGTGGCTGGCGGGTGACCGGCCAGAAGGTGTGGACCAGCCTGGCGCACCTGTGTCAGTGGGGTCTTGCGACGGTCCGCACCGATCCCGACGCGCCCAAGCACGCGGGCGTGACGATGATGGCGATCGACATGAACGCCCCTGGTGTGACGGTGAACCCGCTTCGCGGACTGACGGGTCACGCGCACTTCAACGAGGTGTTCTTCGATGACGTGTTCGTCCCGGACGCCGATGTGGTCGGCGATGTGAACAAGGGTTGGCTGGTGGCCCGCGCGACGTTGGGCAACGAACGCATCTCGATCGGCGGCGGCTCGGGCGGAGCGACCGGCTTCACCGCAGAGGATCTGGTCAAGCTGCTCGACAACGCACCCGCCGAAACCGCGGCGTATTTCGTGCGGCGAACCGGTGAGGTCATCGCCGAGACGCACACGCTGCGGCTGCTGAACCTGCGCCGGGTGACGCGGGCCATCGCAGGGTCGGACCCGGGACCGGAGGGCAACGTCACCAAGCTGCTGGTGGCCGAGTCGGGTCAGCGGATGACGGAGCTGGCCATGGAATTGGCTGGTTCGGCGGCGGTCGTCGGGCAGACCCCGACATTGACGCAGTCCTATCTCGGCAACCGGGCGATGACCATCGCGGGCGGTACTTCGGAGATCACCCGCAACACCATCGCGGAGCGAATTCTTGGCCTGCCGCGTGACCCGCTGCTGAAATAG
- a CDS encoding ferredoxin, with product MRVVVDRDRCEGNAMCVKYAPEVFELDDDDYAVAIVDPVPVELEAQAEKAVAECPRAALSRED from the coding sequence ATGCGCGTCGTGGTGGACCGCGATCGATGCGAGGGCAATGCGATGTGCGTGAAGTACGCGCCCGAGGTGTTCGAACTCGACGATGATGACTACGCAGTGGCCATCGTCGATCCGGTGCCGGTCGAACTGGAGGCGCAGGCCGAGAAGGCCGTCGCTGAGTGTCCGCGCGCGGCGCTGTCGCGAGAGGACTAG
- a CDS encoding MaoC family dehydratase: MPEWASVSGPYFDDLQVGQVFDTAPSMTLTTGAAAVHQSIVGDRLRLALDGELAMAVTGATGPLAHPALVCDVAIGQTTLVTQRVKANLFYRGLVFHRFPVIGDTLFTRTEVVGLKQNSVRPGRARTGLAALRMTTVDDLGRLVLDFHRCAMLPLRDGAADTGHTDDLSTIGAESLPTPDPTSDWNAEAYRAKVQGPGFDAGLTGTALHSTADVVSSAPELARLTLNIAATHHDWRVNGQRLVYGGHTIGLALAQATRLLPNLVTVLGWQSCDHTGPVYEGDTLYSELHVEGAAPLPEGRGGVLTLRSLVYEVGEPDRQVLDWRFSALQF, translated from the coding sequence ATGCCAGAGTGGGCATCCGTGAGCGGTCCGTACTTTGACGACCTGCAGGTCGGACAGGTCTTCGACACCGCACCCTCAATGACATTGACGACCGGCGCGGCGGCCGTTCACCAGTCGATTGTCGGGGATCGCCTGCGCCTGGCGCTGGATGGTGAGCTGGCGATGGCCGTGACCGGAGCGACCGGTCCGCTGGCGCATCCGGCGCTGGTGTGCGATGTGGCGATCGGCCAGACCACGCTGGTCACCCAACGGGTCAAGGCCAACTTGTTCTACCGCGGGTTGGTGTTTCACCGTTTCCCGGTCATCGGCGACACCCTGTTCACGCGCACCGAGGTGGTGGGGTTGAAACAGAATTCGGTCCGACCGGGGCGTGCGCGGACCGGGTTGGCGGCGTTGCGGATGACCACCGTCGACGACCTCGGTCGCCTGGTGCTGGACTTCCACCGCTGCGCGATGCTGCCGCTGCGCGACGGGGCCGCCGATACCGGCCACACCGACGACTTGTCGACGATCGGCGCCGAGAGCCTACCCACGCCGGACCCGACGTCGGACTGGAACGCCGAGGCCTACCGTGCCAAAGTCCAGGGTCCGGGCTTCGACGCCGGCCTGACGGGAACCGCCCTGCACAGCACCGCCGACGTGGTCAGCAGCGCGCCTGAACTCGCCCGGCTGACGCTCAACATCGCAGCGACACACCACGATTGGCGGGTCAACGGTCAGCGGCTGGTCTACGGAGGGCACACCATCGGGCTGGCGCTGGCCCAGGCCACCCGACTATTGCCCAACCTCGTGACCGTGTTGGGCTGGCAGTCCTGTGACCACACCGGGCCGGTGTACGAAGGGGACACGCTCTACAGCGAACTGCACGTCGAGGGGGCGGCGCCGCTGCCGGAGGGCCGCGGAGGCGTGCTGACGTTGCGATCTCTGGTGTATGAGGTCGGCGAACCGGACCGCCAGGTGCTCGACTGGCGGTTCAGCGCACTGCAGTTCTGA
- a CDS encoding amidohydrolase family protein — MLIQRATLLDGTVVDIRVEEQIAAVDQTLGPLPGEQIYDADRRTVIPGLHDHHVHLRSAAAALMSVRVGPAEVRDRADLARVLATAAIGADGWIRAVGYHEAVAGPLDRAVLDELSPPVPVRVQHRSGVLWTLNSMGLAHVGMAEHPDGRLRSADRSWSDTLQRNESGLDEVSRRLSRFGVTGVTDATPDLDVADIVKLMEAHRHGELRQRVHCLAPGKRILHDTDLDLDELIGWITERRADDAPVAVHCVTAAQLVLTLAALDAVGAHLNDRIEHAAVVPDATIASLAESGVTVVTQPNFVAERGDQYLEDVPPAEHHELWRVNSLLRAGIPVALSTDMPFGDDDPWAAMRAADRRVTAGGAVLNAGERIAARTALDMFLGHAHRPTEPRAVAAGQPGDLVVLAAPPAEVLGELDADLVAATVVEGEVVFERG; from the coding sequence TTGCTGATTCAGCGGGCAACGCTGCTCGACGGCACCGTCGTCGACATCCGAGTCGAGGAACAGATCGCAGCCGTCGATCAGACCCTGGGACCACTTCCCGGCGAGCAGATTTACGACGCCGACCGTCGAACCGTCATCCCGGGATTGCACGACCATCACGTGCATCTGCGGTCCGCCGCCGCGGCGCTGATGTCGGTGCGGGTCGGTCCCGCCGAGGTGCGCGACCGCGCCGACCTTGCCCGTGTGCTGGCCACCGCGGCCATCGGCGCCGACGGCTGGATCAGGGCGGTCGGCTACCACGAGGCGGTCGCCGGCCCGCTCGACCGCGCCGTGCTCGACGAGCTGTCCCCACCGGTGCCGGTGCGGGTACAGCACCGCAGCGGCGTGCTGTGGACGTTGAACTCGATGGGGTTGGCGCACGTCGGAATGGCCGAGCATCCCGACGGGCGGCTGCGCAGCGCCGACCGGTCGTGGTCGGATACGTTGCAGCGCAACGAAAGCGGGCTGGACGAGGTAAGTAGGCGGCTCAGCCGTTTCGGCGTCACCGGTGTCACGGACGCCACGCCGGACCTCGACGTCGCCGACATCGTGAAGCTCATGGAGGCGCATCGGCACGGTGAGTTGCGCCAGCGCGTCCATTGTCTGGCCCCCGGCAAGCGGATCCTGCACGACACCGATCTCGACCTCGACGAGCTGATCGGGTGGATCACCGAACGGCGCGCCGACGACGCACCCGTCGCGGTGCACTGCGTGACAGCAGCGCAACTGGTCCTCACGCTGGCCGCCCTGGACGCAGTCGGAGCGCATCTGAACGACCGCATCGAACACGCCGCCGTGGTTCCCGACGCCACCATCGCATCCCTCGCGGAAAGCGGGGTGACCGTGGTGACGCAGCCGAACTTCGTCGCCGAACGTGGCGACCAATATCTCGAAGACGTGCCCCCCGCCGAGCATCATGAGCTGTGGCGGGTCAACTCATTGCTCCGCGCCGGGATCCCGGTCGCGCTGTCGACGGACATGCCGTTCGGCGACGACGACCCGTGGGCAGCGATGCGTGCCGCCGATCGACGCGTGACCGCCGGCGGTGCGGTGCTGAACGCCGGCGAACGCATCGCGGCGCGAACGGCATTGGACATGTTTCTCGGTCACGCCCACCGGCCTACCGAGCCCCGCGCCGTCGCGGCGGGTCAGCCGGGGGATCTGGTCGTGCTCGCCGCGCCACCCGCCGAAGTGCTCGGCGAACTGGATGCGGACCTGGTCGCCGCGACCGTGGTCGAGGGTGAGGTGGTGTTCGAGCGCGGCTGA
- a CDS encoding alpha/beta hydrolase → MPSSRFHPDLRRAARLVPKQVITPVTLPIVRMVTRRMWRRVPRDVEALTLPSGVGVRLYRPTGTSGTVPALLWIHGGGFLIGHPGQDDQLCRRFARRLGVTVASVDYRLAPEHAYPTPLEDCYSALTWLAALPSVDPGRIAIGGASAGGGLAASLALLARDRGEVAPAAQLLVYPMLDDRTVDRRGLDNPGHRLWNQSSNKFGWSAYLGDADPAVAVPARREDLAGLPPAWIGVGDLDLFHDEDLAYAEHLKAAGVPCDVEVVEGAFHGFDGIVPKASVSQQFFDSQCAMLRRTLAPAAA, encoded by the coding sequence ATGCCGTCCAGCCGCTTCCATCCCGATTTGCGCCGCGCCGCCCGGCTCGTCCCCAAGCAGGTGATCACGCCCGTGACGTTGCCGATCGTGCGGATGGTCACCCGGCGGATGTGGCGGCGGGTACCCCGCGACGTCGAGGCGCTGACCTTGCCGTCGGGTGTCGGCGTTCGGCTGTACCGGCCGACGGGCACCAGCGGGACGGTCCCCGCGCTGCTGTGGATCCACGGCGGAGGTTTCCTCATCGGACACCCGGGCCAGGACGACCAACTGTGCCGCCGATTCGCCCGCCGTCTCGGCGTCACCGTCGCGTCCGTCGACTACCGACTGGCGCCCGAGCATGCTTACCCGACGCCGCTGGAGGACTGCTATTCGGCGTTGACCTGGTTGGCGGCGCTGCCGTCGGTGGATCCCGGCCGCATCGCCATCGGCGGCGCCAGTGCGGGCGGCGGATTGGCCGCTTCGTTGGCGTTGCTCGCCCGCGATCGCGGCGAGGTGGCGCCGGCTGCCCAACTGCTGGTGTATCCGATGCTCGATGACCGCACCGTGGACCGACGCGGGCTGGACAATCCCGGCCATCGCCTGTGGAACCAGTCGAGCAACAAGTTCGGCTGGTCGGCCTATCTGGGCGACGCCGACCCCGCCGTCGCAGTGCCCGCGCGGCGGGAGGACCTGGCCGGCCTGCCGCCGGCGTGGATCGGGGTCGGAGACCTGGACCTCTTCCACGACGAGGACCTCGCCTACGCCGAACATCTGAAGGCCGCCGGGGTGCCCTGTGACGTCGAGGTCGTCGAGGGGGCCTTCCACGGGTTCGACGGCATTGTGCCGAAAGCCTCGGTGTCGCAGCAGTTTTTCGACAGCCAGTGCGCGATGCTGCGGCGGACGCTGGCTCCCGCGGCGGCCTGA
- a CDS encoding CoA transferase — protein MTSTSLTVPTAVLERARQVADAYETFTGIKVDAAELIGGRAALLGLTPNGRVSAGGATRLMSSRDGWCALTLSRPDDIDAVPALLGADGVDDPWPAVQSWVADRDCADVAERARLLGLPVAALAETPAESPRVYPFGAATATRGPAGLLVADLSAMWAGPLCAQLLSLAGATVVKVESAARPDGARSGPQPFFDWMNAGKLSYVVDFDEPAGLRALLAAADVVIESSRPSALARRGLAPTDVPPRDGRVWLRVTGHGADGDRANWVAFGDDAAVSGGLVCGGTEDPVFCGDAIADPLTGLEAALAVVQSLRSGGGELIEMSMAAVAATYAQLPLEDQTRCGKTPQPSTPAAPLGADNDEVEQLITQRRFAPC, from the coding sequence GTGACGTCGACGTCGTTGACTGTCCCGACCGCCGTGCTCGAGCGGGCGCGGCAGGTCGCCGACGCCTACGAGACGTTCACCGGCATCAAGGTCGACGCAGCAGAGTTGATCGGTGGACGCGCCGCGCTCCTGGGTCTGACACCGAACGGGCGGGTCTCGGCGGGCGGCGCGACGCGCCTCATGTCGAGCCGCGACGGCTGGTGTGCGCTCACGCTGTCCCGCCCCGACGACATCGACGCCGTGCCCGCGCTGCTGGGGGCCGACGGGGTGGACGACCCATGGCCGGCCGTGCAGAGCTGGGTCGCCGATCGCGACTGCGCCGACGTGGCCGAGCGTGCCCGGCTGCTCGGGCTGCCCGTAGCCGCGCTGGCCGAGACACCCGCCGAGTCGCCGCGGGTGTATCCGTTCGGCGCGGCCACCGCGACGCGTGGCCCGGCCGGCCTGTTGGTCGCGGACCTGTCCGCGATGTGGGCGGGTCCACTGTGCGCACAGCTGCTTTCGCTTGCGGGCGCGACGGTGGTCAAGGTCGAGAGTGCGGCACGACCCGACGGCGCCCGCAGCGGACCGCAACCGTTCTTCGACTGGATGAACGCCGGAAAGCTTTCGTATGTCGTCGATTTCGACGAGCCCGCCGGATTACGGGCGCTGCTCGCCGCCGCCGACGTGGTGATCGAGTCGTCACGGCCCTCCGCATTGGCACGCCGCGGCCTGGCGCCGACCGACGTACCGCCCCGCGACGGCCGGGTGTGGCTTCGGGTCACCGGGCACGGCGCCGACGGCGACCGCGCGAACTGGGTCGCATTCGGCGACGACGCCGCCGTGTCGGGCGGCCTGGTCTGCGGAGGCACCGAAGATCCGGTCTTCTGCGGCGACGCGATCGCCGACCCGCTGACCGGCCTGGAGGCGGCCTTGGCAGTGGTGCAGTCGTTGCGCAGCGGCGGCGGCGAGTTGATCGAGATGTCGATGGCCGCCGTCGCCGCCACCTACGCACAATTGCCGCTCGAGGACCAAACACGTTGTGGGAAGACGCCGCAACCGTCCACACCAGCGGCCCCGCTCGGCGCGGACAACGACGAAGTAGAACAGCTGATCACCCAGCGACGGTTCGCTCCTTGCTGA
- a CDS encoding helix-turn-helix transcriptional regulator, protein MALRHDDVLAALRDAGTPLSVVDVAQRLSIHPNTARFHLEALVKRGRAETIKPSRTKPGRPPRMFRAATGMDPDGPRDYRMLATVLADAFARQRDPQGRAVAAGRTWAKEKAIAHDAYDAPKADQALDRLTGLLAELGFAPERRSGDGDFGEIGLRNCPFLELADSRRDVICPVHLGLMQGALEAWDAPLTVDALIPFAEPGLCVADLAPKRRVS, encoded by the coding sequence ATGGCGTTACGGCATGATGACGTGCTGGCAGCACTGCGGGATGCAGGGACGCCCCTGAGTGTCGTCGACGTCGCGCAACGATTGTCGATCCACCCCAACACCGCGCGATTTCATCTTGAAGCGCTGGTCAAACGTGGACGGGCCGAAACGATCAAACCCAGCCGTACCAAGCCGGGCCGCCCGCCTCGGATGTTCCGTGCTGCAACGGGTATGGACCCCGACGGCCCCCGCGACTACCGAATGCTGGCGACCGTTCTGGCCGACGCGTTCGCGCGCCAACGGGACCCGCAGGGCCGGGCGGTCGCTGCCGGGCGCACGTGGGCGAAGGAGAAAGCCATCGCGCACGACGCCTACGATGCCCCGAAGGCGGATCAGGCTCTGGACCGGCTCACCGGGCTGCTCGCCGAGCTGGGGTTCGCGCCCGAAAGACGTTCCGGAGATGGCGATTTCGGCGAGATCGGGTTGCGGAACTGCCCATTCCTGGAGCTGGCGGACAGCCGGCGAGACGTGATATGTCCGGTGCATCTCGGTCTCATGCAAGGCGCGCTGGAGGCCTGGGACGCGCCGCTCACCGTGGACGCGCTGATTCCGTTCGCAGAACCCGGGCTGTGTGTCGCTGATCTGGCACCGAAGAGGAGAGTTTCATGA